ACCTAATGTATGACCTCATGTCTAGGATGGGAGTTGACTGGAACAATAGCGTCCTTGCTGCTGGGCTGACATGGTAGCTGTCAACACATAGAGGGCAGGAACGGAGAGAACTTAAATTAACAAGACGGCCATGTTCATGAGCACAACTCATCCACCCTTTCCGAGGTATTCGGTCACGGCGTTGGTTCACTGCGGGGGGAAAGTGCGTTGCTGTAGCTGCAACTTGTTGGAAATGTGTCTCTCGCCTCTCGCCCCAATACCCCCTTTCTTGCAGAGgacaaccccaccaccaccaccaccacccacccggAGGAATGCAACCTGCTTTGGGATGAGTCACTCTGTCTGCTTGTGGAGGCACCACACCAGCGTCTGGCCCACCCCCGTCATCGTCACCACGTGGAAGCCGAGCTTCTCCAGCTTGTCCAGCACCAGGCGCGGTGGGTCATCCACGTGGTACTCTGAACTAAATAAGCATATAAACACACAAGTGATTTTACTTCGCCACAGATGTGGGGTATCACTCCCATTTGGTAAACTTTGCCTGGAAAGTAGAATGCTGTTAATTGTTCTTGTGCTTGTTCACTTCCCTCCACACCTTGGTTCATTTCCCAGCAACGTTTGAGTTAGATTGCCAATGACAACACATCCCTGATCTGTATTTCATCAACTTGAATAGTTTATCCCAAATCTGCAATGCAGCAGCCTCCCCTGACCACAAGGGAAGTATTCCCTCCATCTGCGCTGAGCTCAGCTCTTTCGCCGCTCATCAGACGGTTGTACGAGGGGTTGCTAAAATGAGGGACACACCTGCATTATGTCCGAATATGGGGCTCAAGTCCACTTTAAACTAAAAGCACTGCTGAAGTACACCTTGGCATGAATTCTGTTTTATTCCATGACCATGAATGTGTTTTTCAGGACAGTGGCAGTAATTCTGAGAACCCCCGCTTGGATGCTGCATTATTCGGGGTAAAGATTTCAGCAATGGAAAAAGCCATGGCGTGCTGCTCAGACTATTTCATGTTCATCAAGTCATTCAGTGATGACTCTCTGGACGACGACACTGCAATGTTGGTAAAACACtcagatctggggggggggggggtcattctaAGACAGACTTTATGTTTTTGGACTGGACCAAGCCCTGAGAGGGATGAAGTCTGGCAAGAGGATGTCAGGAAAGTTAACCTGCCCTCTTTCCATCATCATTCATTTACTCGGGTGAACACCTTTAAGAAAACGAATAATGATTGAGAGTTTGGGAGGTTAGCTGAAGCCCACTTGTTATGCAGTCACCCTCACAGGAAGTCACCCATCTCCGATACTCACAAGTTGTTTCCCAGCATGGTCATTTTCCTGGCTCCCAAGTAATTCATCACATCAGGGTCCGAGTACTCATCTCCGACATTGGTTGGACCAGTCTCCTGAAACAGAGCAGAACAGCATGTTATGTGAGCCGAGGCTTTGCTTTTAGGGCTCAGATCAGCGATACAAGTATTTCAGTAAGACTGCAAACGGCCTCTGCGGCGTTTTGTGCAACTCTGACTACGAGTGAACGTCGTGCGTAAAACCCACTGCGCCCTGGCAGGCGTGAATTGCGTAAGCTCGGACGGTCTACCAAAGGGTATCGGACACTCTTAAGGAGGCAGAATGAGAGGGCTTGAGGCGCGCAGACGACACGGGGAACACCATCACGTAAACAGGCCGACCAGGGCGACATGTGGCTTCGATTTAGGACACCGTGGCGAGTGAAACACGCCGCGCTCTTCGCGTGTAGCCGCTTCCAccgaaagaacccccccccccccgcacagtaACGCATATCGACACGACGCTGCATCTGACAACGTGAGTGACGAATTGGCAACGTCAGTGTCGTGCGG
The DNA window shown above is from Lampris incognitus isolate fLamInc1 chromosome 16, fLamInc1.hap2, whole genome shotgun sequence and carries:
- the gchfr gene encoding GTP cyclohydrolase 1 feedback regulatory protein, which codes for MPYMLISTQIRLETGPTNVGDEYSDPDVMNYLGARKMTMLGNNFSEYHVDDPPRLVLDKLEKLGFHVVTMTGVGQTLVWCLHKQTE